From a single Schistosoma mansoni strain Puerto Rico chromosome 4, complete genome genomic region:
- a CDS encoding putative 40s ribosomal protein S17 — protein sequence MGRVRTKTVKKASRYIIERFYSKLTRDFHTNKFVCQDIACIGSKRLRNMIAGYVTHLMKRFEAGPVRGISIKLQEEERERRDNYQPEVSIFDSMALEIDPVAQEMLQSMNVAHAKNIRLV from the exons ATG GGTCGAGTCCGAACAAAGACAGTGAAGAAAGCTTCGAGGTATATAATCGAAAGGTTTTACTCCAAACTGACCCGAGACTTCCATACAAACAAATTCGTTTGTCAAGACATCGCATGCATAGGGTCAAAAAGATTGCGAAACATGATCGCAGGTTATGTGACTCATTTGATGAAGCGTTTCGAAGCTGGCCCTGTGCGTGGTATTAGTATTAAGCTTCAGGAAGAAGAAAGAGAACGAAGAGACAACTACCAGCCGGAGGTTTCAATATTTGATTCTATGGCCCTTGAAATTGACCCCGTAGCACAAGAAATGTTGCAAAGCATG AACGTTGCTCATGCGAAGAACATACGTTTGGTCTAA